The following proteins are co-located in the Microbacterium immunditiarum genome:
- a CDS encoding enoyl-CoA hydratase-related protein codes for MEDSLRIRLETDGEVMLVRFDHPPTRNALDRASRVRLVECLARADRDPDVRVIIVTGADPAFCSGVDAKQLLGDPDYTPPPVDPATMLRSLSTPTIAAVNGACVSGGLEIALACSMVIASDRARFADTHAVLGLTPGWGLSAELPAAIGAWRARQMSLTGEAIGARTAYEWGLVNEVVRHEDLWTRVREVADAVARLDPRSTANMVRLYREGRAIALEPSLDVERAALSSWTVDRSRAREELSATVGRDSGQRRHATGGDN; via the coding sequence GTGGAAGACAGCCTTCGCATTCGCCTCGAGACCGACGGGGAGGTCATGCTGGTGCGCTTCGACCACCCTCCGACGCGCAACGCGCTCGACCGCGCGAGCCGCGTCCGGTTGGTGGAGTGCCTCGCGCGAGCGGACCGCGATCCCGATGTCCGGGTGATCATCGTGACGGGCGCCGATCCGGCCTTCTGCAGCGGTGTCGACGCGAAGCAGCTGCTCGGCGATCCCGACTACACGCCGCCGCCCGTCGACCCCGCGACGATGCTGCGTTCGCTGTCGACCCCGACGATCGCGGCGGTCAACGGCGCCTGCGTGTCCGGCGGACTCGAGATCGCGCTCGCGTGCTCGATGGTCATCGCGTCCGATCGCGCACGGTTCGCAGACACGCACGCCGTGCTCGGGCTCACACCTGGCTGGGGACTCAGCGCGGAGCTGCCGGCTGCCATCGGAGCATGGCGGGCGCGCCAGATGAGTCTCACCGGCGAGGCTATCGGTGCACGGACCGCGTACGAGTGGGGTCTGGTGAACGAAGTCGTCCGGCACGAGGATCTCTGGACGCGTGTCCGCGAAGTGGCGGATGCGGTCGCGAGGCTGGATCCCCGGAGCACCGCGAACATGGTCCGGCTCTACCGGGAAGGGCGGGCGATCGCGCTGGAGCCGTCTCTGGACGTGGAAAGAGCAGCCCTCTCCTCGTGGACCGTCGATCGGTCGCGAGCGCGAGAGGAGCTGTCGGCGACGGTCGGACGTGACTCCGGGCAGAGGCGACACGCTACGGGTGGCGATAACTAG
- a CDS encoding enoyl-CoA hydratase-related protein: MTADVIDSLPRSDELLLEAAGDSLVVTLNRPHRANALTEPLMRDLRALWDAVSSTTGIRAVVLTGAGSAFCAGADAAMLSEPRTSIGADAAEELSFVPGPHLDVPVIVAVNGVCAGGGLHFVADADICIASERARFIDPHVTVGQVSGLEPLELMLRARRDTVVRMALLGRSEALDARTALEAGLVSEVVEPDELLAHALALGERIAAGSPEAIRITRATIRDFEADLLRRHLDAGWQAIQAHWPHPDANEGPTAFLEKRPPRWADMP, from the coding sequence GTGACAGCCGACGTCATCGATTCCCTCCCCCGCAGCGACGAACTGCTGCTCGAAGCAGCCGGGGATTCTCTGGTGGTGACGCTGAATCGCCCGCACCGTGCGAACGCGCTCACCGAGCCGCTCATGCGCGATCTCCGCGCTCTCTGGGACGCCGTCTCGTCCACGACCGGAATCAGGGCGGTGGTGCTCACCGGCGCGGGATCCGCGTTCTGCGCGGGCGCGGACGCCGCCATGCTCTCGGAACCTCGGACGAGCATCGGGGCGGATGCCGCGGAGGAGTTGTCCTTCGTGCCCGGCCCGCACCTCGATGTGCCGGTCATCGTCGCCGTGAACGGAGTGTGCGCGGGCGGCGGTCTGCACTTCGTCGCCGATGCCGACATCTGCATCGCGTCGGAGAGGGCTCGCTTCATCGACCCGCACGTGACCGTCGGCCAGGTGAGCGGCCTCGAGCCGCTCGAGCTCATGCTCCGCGCCCGACGCGACACGGTCGTGCGAATGGCCCTGCTCGGGCGAAGCGAAGCGCTCGACGCGCGCACCGCCCTGGAGGCCGGACTCGTGTCGGAAGTGGTCGAGCCCGATGAGCTCCTCGCGCATGCGCTCGCCCTGGGCGAGCGCATCGCCGCGGGGTCGCCAGAGGCGATCCGGATCACCCGGGCCACGATCCGCGACTTCGAGGCAGATCTTCTGCGTCGGCACCTCGACGCCGGCTGGCAGGCGATCCAGGCCCACTGGCCGCACCCCGACGCTAACGAGGGGCCGACCGCGTTTCTCGAGAAGCGACCGCCGCGCTGGGCGGACATGCCGTAG
- a CDS encoding acyl-CoA dehydrogenase family protein: MNSSLASEAVDVGDVLRESIAASGGLDLLRKAGDDLAVREQAGSIFEAMGLWDVRPLADQLELEVAASASRSAGFFAVPYPVAERLAAPASGGATAIVGGSSPALVSHGDLPLAWTGVALDGRIRRLLPQRPQVLGTMLAPFAVRMSADSTEERSPATAALAVTLQAWWLLGLLEHAVEDTVRYTREREQFGRRLITFQGVGFQLADMAVALESLEELAKYTVWRLSVDRDEALVDALALRSAVQQSAGTILRGAHQLHGAMGFTDEVDVSWLSRAAQTALRLPEDRHALAGRLLAAIERDGWREFGHVGDTPTSPPSSPH; this comes from the coding sequence ATGAACTCGAGCTTGGCTTCAGAGGCCGTCGACGTCGGCGACGTGCTCCGCGAGAGCATCGCCGCCTCCGGCGGTCTGGACCTGCTGCGGAAAGCGGGCGACGACCTCGCGGTCCGCGAACAGGCGGGGTCGATATTCGAAGCGATGGGGCTGTGGGATGTGCGCCCCCTCGCTGATCAACTCGAGCTGGAGGTCGCGGCCAGCGCGAGCCGATCGGCCGGCTTCTTCGCGGTGCCGTACCCGGTCGCCGAGCGGCTCGCCGCCCCGGCATCCGGGGGTGCGACCGCGATCGTGGGCGGCTCGTCCCCGGCGCTGGTCTCTCATGGCGACCTGCCGCTGGCGTGGACGGGCGTCGCGCTGGACGGGCGCATCCGCAGGCTCCTGCCGCAGCGGCCGCAGGTGCTCGGGACGATGCTCGCGCCTTTTGCCGTCCGGATGTCGGCGGATTCCACAGAGGAGCGCTCGCCCGCCACGGCCGCGCTCGCCGTCACGTTGCAGGCGTGGTGGCTGCTCGGGCTGCTGGAGCACGCCGTCGAGGACACCGTCCGCTACACGCGTGAGCGCGAGCAGTTCGGGCGCAGGCTCATCACCTTCCAGGGGGTCGGGTTCCAGCTCGCCGACATGGCCGTCGCGCTCGAATCGCTCGAGGAGCTGGCGAAGTACACCGTCTGGCGTCTCTCGGTGGACCGCGACGAGGCGCTCGTCGACGCGTTGGCGCTGCGTTCGGCGGTCCAGCAGTCGGCCGGCACGATTCTTCGCGGTGCACATCAGCTTCACGGTGCGATGGGTTTCACGGACGAGGTGGACGTCTCGTGGCTCTCGCGTGCCGCCCAGACGGCCCTTCGCCTCCCGGAGGACCGGCACGCGCTCGCGGGCCGCCTGCTGGCCGCGATCGAGCGAGACGGGTGGCGGGAGTTCGGGCACGTCGGAGACACGCCGACGTCTCCGCCTTCGTCGCCGCACTAG
- a CDS encoding acyl-CoA dehydrogenase family protein — protein sequence MLDFRESESVAQLRAQLRQLIAEHIPHDFLGAFTADPEDLALTEAFSRELGRRKLLAAAWPPEFGGGGSDVWEQTAVREEMWAAHEPRGAQYMGVNWVGPAIMRHGTAQQQAQHLPPIAAGEVVWCQGFSEPGAGSDLPALRTKATKIDGGWSISGQKVWTSYARMAQWCFLLARTGPPGGRKSGITVFLMEMDQQGVEVRPIAAMLGEHHLNEVYLDDAWVPDAQVLGDVGAGWDIVSDVLGFERIGIARYARSERLLREAPRALGDQWDELPESLRERWASALVRARQARLLAYRLVGEESSALSPLSAAGYRIVVTTLDQEAAEILMEMLGERAVGATAESTFFEREVEDHWRYSLSATVASGTVEMNKHTIAKFLERA from the coding sequence GTGCTTGACTTTCGCGAATCGGAGTCTGTGGCGCAGCTGCGCGCGCAGTTGCGCCAGCTCATCGCGGAGCACATCCCGCACGACTTCCTCGGTGCGTTCACCGCCGACCCCGAGGATCTCGCCCTCACCGAGGCGTTCTCGCGCGAGCTCGGCCGGCGCAAGCTGCTCGCAGCCGCCTGGCCTCCCGAGTTCGGTGGAGGCGGCAGCGACGTCTGGGAGCAGACCGCCGTTCGTGAGGAGATGTGGGCGGCACACGAGCCTCGCGGCGCCCAGTACATGGGCGTGAACTGGGTGGGGCCGGCGATCATGCGGCACGGGACCGCGCAGCAGCAGGCCCAGCACCTCCCGCCGATCGCGGCCGGCGAGGTGGTGTGGTGCCAGGGCTTCAGCGAGCCGGGTGCCGGATCCGACCTGCCCGCTCTGCGCACCAAGGCGACGAAGATCGACGGCGGTTGGTCCATCTCCGGCCAGAAGGTCTGGACGTCGTACGCGCGCATGGCGCAGTGGTGCTTCCTGCTGGCGCGCACGGGCCCGCCCGGCGGTCGCAAGAGCGGCATCACCGTCTTCCTGATGGAGATGGATCAGCAGGGCGTCGAGGTGCGGCCGATCGCCGCGATGCTCGGCGAGCACCATCTCAATGAGGTGTATCTCGACGATGCGTGGGTGCCGGATGCCCAGGTGCTCGGCGATGTCGGCGCGGGATGGGACATCGTGTCAGATGTGCTCGGATTCGAGCGGATCGGCATCGCCCGCTACGCGCGTTCCGAGCGTCTGCTTCGCGAGGCGCCGCGTGCTCTGGGCGACCAGTGGGACGAATTGCCGGAGTCGCTGCGCGAGCGTTGGGCCAGCGCGCTGGTTCGGGCGCGGCAGGCGCGCCTGCTCGCGTACCGCCTCGTCGGCGAGGAGTCGTCCGCGCTCTCACCGCTATCCGCGGCCGGGTACCGCATCGTGGTGACGACCCTCGATCAGGAGGCCGCGGAGATCCTCATGGAGATGCTCGGCGAGCGCGCGGTCGGCGCCACGGCGGAGTCGACGTTCTTCGAGCGCGAGGTCGAGGATCACTGGCGGTACTCCCTGTCGGCGACGGTCGCCTCGGGCACCGTCGAGATGAACAAGCACACGATCGCGAAGTTTCTGGAGCGCGCATGA
- a CDS encoding NAD(P)H-dependent flavin oxidoreductase, producing MTLPDRIRRRLSLPVVCAPMFLISGPLLVVAARRAGFIGAFPRQNARTRAEFADWLARIKDASEAGAGHSGWDGPLAVNIPTTTPVDELAADLDLCAAYGVDIIITSVGKPDNITSLAHDRGLLVHHDATSVTFAEKAIEAGVDGLNCIGAGGGGHSGTLSPLVLLPRLREMFDGTLSLAGAVATGAAVRTAEVLGADLAFVGTRFAATTESLAHPLQKRSMVEGDSRRLRYTGRVNGVPANWMLDSLEQHAIDVDALPDPVRRGHDHLPADVRPWRDLWSAGQGVELIHDIPTVAQLARRLAAEYLTACDTPDYRPGAEILAGASERNERTLT from the coding sequence ATGACTCTCCCCGACCGGATCAGGCGCCGCCTGTCACTCCCGGTGGTGTGCGCGCCGATGTTCCTGATCTCCGGGCCTCTCCTGGTCGTCGCCGCACGGCGCGCCGGGTTCATCGGGGCGTTCCCCCGTCAGAACGCGCGTACACGCGCGGAATTCGCGGACTGGCTCGCCAGGATCAAAGACGCGTCCGAAGCGGGCGCGGGGCACAGCGGATGGGACGGGCCGCTCGCGGTCAACATCCCCACTACGACGCCGGTCGATGAACTGGCCGCGGACCTGGACCTCTGCGCCGCCTACGGGGTGGACATCATCATCACCTCGGTGGGCAAGCCCGACAACATCACCTCCCTCGCCCACGATCGCGGGCTGCTCGTGCACCATGACGCCACGTCCGTCACGTTCGCGGAGAAGGCGATCGAGGCAGGGGTCGATGGCCTGAACTGCATCGGCGCCGGAGGCGGGGGCCATTCGGGAACCCTCAGTCCGCTCGTGCTCCTTCCGCGCCTCCGGGAGATGTTCGACGGCACGCTGTCGTTGGCGGGTGCTGTCGCCACGGGCGCTGCGGTGCGAACGGCCGAGGTGCTCGGTGCGGATCTCGCGTTCGTCGGAACGCGCTTCGCGGCGACGACGGAGTCGCTCGCGCACCCGCTCCAGAAGCGATCGATGGTCGAAGGTGACTCCCGACGGCTGCGATACACCGGGCGAGTGAACGGTGTGCCCGCCAACTGGATGCTCGACTCGCTCGAGCAACACGCCATCGATGTCGACGCGCTGCCAGATCCGGTACGCCGTGGCCACGATCATCTGCCGGCCGATGTCCGACCGTGGCGTGACCTCTGGTCGGCCGGCCAGGGCGTCGAGCTCATCCACGACATTCCGACCGTCGCACAGCTCGCGCGCCGTCTCGCGGCGGAGTATCTGACCGCGTGCGACACACCCGACTACCGCCCCGGGGCCGAGATCCTCGCCGGGGCATCCGAACGGAACGAAAGGACTCTCACGTGA